The following proteins come from a genomic window of Chanos chanos chromosome 15, fChaCha1.1, whole genome shotgun sequence:
- the tmem126a gene encoding transmembrane protein 126A, whose protein sequence is MTDDTVQSKDAGQAVPKAMIMEMLKNKFEKLPEVDRKLLTYGSLYLGGNASLVGLIANSFYRRALNVTQGRVTSSIPMAVLPFLTTVALYNAAVTNPLLSGDLNCPTCAVTRGALVAVAGGGLYPILLALPVNAGLATRYSTAPMPETGNLWRFCVRLTEPIIKKMGFVLVLQTIFGTYLSSKHFDIFLKMLKLAEVEIEELKD, encoded by the exons ATGACGGATGACACTGTCCAGTCGAAAGACGCTGGTCAAGCAGTGCCCAAAGCAATGATAATGGAGATgctgaaaaataaatttgaaaagcTACCAGAGGTAGACAG GAAACTTCTTACATATGGCTCATTGTATCTGGGGGGCAACGCATCACTTGTTGGACTGATTGCCAATAGTTTTTACCGGCGGGCACTCAATGTCACCCAAGGACGAGTAACCTCAAGCATTCCCATGGCTGTCTTGCCCTTTTTAACAACTGTTGCGTTATACAACGCAGCTGTTACTAACCCTTTGTTGTCAG GAGATCTCAATTGTCCAACTTGTGCCGTTACCAGAGGTGCGCTTGTAGCAGTGGCTGGTGGCGGTTTATATCCAATTTTGTTGGCTTTACCTGTTAACGCTGGACTTGCAACCAG ATACAGCACTGCTCCAATGCCTGAGACAGGTAATCTGTGGCGCTTCTGCGTGAGGCTTACCGAGCCCATTATCAAGAAAATGGGTTTTGTGCTGGTACTGCAGACGATATTTGGTACTTACTTGAGCTCTAAGCACTTCGACATCTTTCTGAAAATGCTCAAGTTAGCAGAAGTAGAAATCGAGGAACTTAAGGATTAA